One window of Patescibacteria group bacterium genomic DNA carries:
- a CDS encoding mechanosensitive ion channel family protein — translation MENIKNFIENNTFLRVEFLGNSVGDWLIAVLIFLAALIVLRLFKSGAVAKLRKISQKTKTEIDDMAIDALDSIHWPFYIFISFYFSLFFITTPLFVKEWSFYIFLIAMVYYIVRFLATLTDYGVKMAIEKRSGEGDPGIIKFLGITVKIVLWVIAAVLILDNMGYQITSLVAGLGIGGIAVALALQNILGDLFSSFAIYFDKPFKIGDFIIVGEHMGTVKRVGIKTTRIQALQGEEIVISNNELTSARVQNFGVMRERRIVFTVGVAYNTSREKLEKIPSLIKEIVAGQKDTRLDRVHLKNFGDFSLVFEIVYYVNSGDYNFYMDTQQSINFGILNKFSEEKIEIAFPTQTLYLKKEKI, via the coding sequence ATGGAAAATATAAAAAATTTTATTGAAAATAATACTTTTTTGAGGGTTGAATTTTTAGGTAACTCTGTCGGTGATTGGCTTATAGCGGTTTTAATATTTTTGGCCGCCTTAATAGTTTTAAGACTTTTTAAATCCGGAGCAGTCGCCAAGCTTAGAAAAATATCGCAAAAAACAAAAACCGAGATAGACGATATGGCAATTGACGCCCTTGATTCTATTCATTGGCCGTTTTACATTTTCATTTCTTTTTATTTTTCTTTATTTTTTATCACCACGCCTTTATTCGTGAAAGAATGGTCTTTCTATATTTTTCTTATCGCCATGGTTTATTATATTGTCAGATTTTTGGCGACTTTAACCGATTACGGCGTTAAAATGGCCATAGAAAAAAGAAGCGGGGAAGGCGATCCGGGGATTATTAAATTTTTAGGGATAACTGTAAAAATTGTTCTTTGGGTTATTGCCGCGGTTTTGATTTTGGATAATATGGGATACCAGATTACTTCTTTGGTCGCCGGATTGGGCATCGGCGGAATTGCGGTGGCTTTGGCCTTGCAGAATATCCTGGGCGATCTTTTTAGCTCCTTCGCCATTTATTTTGACAAGCCCTTTAAAATCGGAGATTTTATTATCGTGGGCGAGCACATGGGAACGGTAAAAAGGGTTGGAATAAAAACAACCAGAATTCAGGCCTTGCAGGGAGAAGAAATTGTAATTTCCAATAATGAACTGACCAGCGCCCGGGTCCAGAATTTCGGTGTTATGCGGGAGAGGCGGATAGTTTTTACCGTTGGCGTGGCTTATAATACTTCGAGAGAAAAATTGGAAAAAATACCCAGCTTAATAAAAGAGATTGTTGCCGGCCAGAAAGATACCCGGCTGGACAGGGTTCATCTTAAAAATTTCGGGGATTTCAGTTTGGTTTTTGAAATTGTTTATTATGTTAATTCCGGCGACTACAATTTTTATATGGATACGCAGCAGAGCATAAATTTTGGAATTTTAAACAAATTTTCCGAAGAAAAAATAGAAATCGCTTTTCCGACCCAGACTCTTTATCTCAAGAAAGAGAAAATTTAA